In Parasegetibacter sp. NRK P23, the genomic stretch CAGCCACCACATGCAATAGTTCAGAGAACCGGAGCGCGTTCTTCCTGCCCAGCCAAACCGGGATCGAATGCAGTTCCTGGGAACGGTCGAACTCCTCATCCTGCAACGCATAGATAATATCGAATCCACTTACCCAGCACAACACTACCAATGAAAACAACACAGGTACAATATGAAAGACGCCGGTTACCGCAAGATAGGCCCCGATAGGCGCCAGGGAAAGCCCCAACCCCAGCACCAGGTGGCACAAAGGTGTGAAGCGTTTGGTATAACTGTAAAACAGAATCACGAACAAAGCCACAAAAGACAGGTAAAAACAAAGCGGGTTGATGAACCAGGTGGTAACCACGAACCCAATGCAATTCAGGATCACGAACAACAAAGCGCTGTTGGCCGAAATGATACCCGCCGGAATCTCACGGATGGCCGTTCTGGGATTCTTCGCGTCGAAATGTTTATCGAGCCAGCGGTTGAATGCCATGGCGGCGCTGCGGGCGAACACCATACAGAGCAATACGAGCAGGAAGGTTACCCACAAAGGTTTGGGGCCTTCAAAATGCCAGGACGAATGCGTTGCATCCGCATGGAAGACATTGGCGAGCCACAATTTTACCGGCTCCGCCGTTGCCAGAAAAAAACCTATGATCGCAAACGGCAACGCGAAAATGGTATGCGAAAATTTGATGAGGGATAAATAACTGTTGACCTTACTACGCATTGCTCCTGATTTTTGAAAAAAGATCCCATGCCACGATGCCCGCTGTAACCGAAACATTGAGGGAATGTTTCATACCCAGCTGCGGCACTTCAATACAGCCTTCGCACAAAGGTAATACGGAAGCCTGAACGCCCTCCACTTCATTGCCCAGTATCAGGGCCAGCTTCTCTCCTGCTTCCGGTTCAAATTCATTCAGCATCCTACTGCCTTCCGCCTGTTCTATCGCCCAAACTTTATAGCCGTTATTAATCAGTTCTTCCACTGCCTCTTTTAATGAAGCGGCATAACGCCATTGCACGGTTTCCGTGGCGCCCAAGGCGGTTTTATGGATATCGCGGTGCGGTGGCTGCGGCGTGTAGCCGCACAGTACGATACTTTCCAGCAGGAAGGCATCGGCCGTTCTGAATATGCTGCCCACGTTGTGCATACTCCGCACATTGTCGAGCACCAATACCAACGGTGTTTTTTCGGAAAGACGGAATTCCTGGACGGTTTTACGCCCCAGTTCATCCATACTCAATTTTCGCATGGGCGCAAAGTTAAGCCTTTAACCCGCTAAAATCTGAATGATCATCCAGGTGAGAAAGGCGACCAGGGTCCAGCCCGCGTACAGGAGCCAGTTGGGATACTTATAATTTGCCGGGAGCACTTTACCTTGGTGCACGCCAATTAAGAGCAGGGCCACCGCTACCGGAAGAATGAATCCGTTCATGGTGCCCGCCCAAACCAATACCTGAACCGGGTTTCCGATAAAAATAAAGGCAAGCGCAGACAACCAAATGAATACCAATGTTATAGTACGATAACTCTTGTCGATTACCGGGTGAACAGAGCGGAGAAAACTGATGGAGGTATAAGCGCATCCCACAACAGAAGTAATGGCCGCGGCCCAAAGGATAAAACCGAAAATCATCCTGCCGGCATCCCCCATCGCAAACTGGAATACCATGGCAGCGGGATTGGCCCCGCCCTCCAGGTTCGCACCGGCCAGCACCACACCCAAAGCCACCAGGTACAACAAACAGCGCATTACTGTGGCGAGCAGGATGCCCCTTACACTGCTCCGGGTTACTTCCGGAACAGCGGATACACCCTTCACACCCGCTTCCAATAAGCGGTGCGCTCCGGCGAAACTGATGTAACCGCCTACGGTTCCGCCCACCAATGTAACAATGGCCCTGGCGCTCGTTTGTTCAGGCAATACAAATCCTTTCAAAACCGCGGTTCCGGGAATGGAAACGCCGCTTAGTACAAAAATCATCATACCGATCATGGTAACGCCAAGTATTTTGGTGAACCAGTCCAGCGCTTTACTGGCATCTTTCAAAGAAAATATTATGGTGGCGATAACAGCGCTGATGAGTACACCAGTTTTTACAGGGATACCGGCCAACGCCTCTAATCCCATCCCCGTTCCCGCGAAGTTCCCGATGTTGAAAACCAGTCCACCGGCCACGATCAGTATCGATAAAACAGTGCCCATACCGGGCAAAACCCTGTTCACGATATCTGGCGCCTTTTGTTCGGCCACAGTAACGATGCGCCAGATGTTCAGTTGCGCCACAATGTCCAGCAGCACCGAAACAAGTATCACGAACCCAAATGAGGTGAGCAGTTCTTTGGTAAAAAGGGTGGTTTGGGTAATGAAACCCGGACCAATGGCCGAAGTGGCCATAAGAAATGCCGCACCCCAGAACGGCGTTGTTTTTTTTATTGTCATAACCTTTTCAGGAAGGATTTATTAGAGATGAATGTAAAGCGCGAGCAATGTCCAGCGCAGCGGGATGGTCACCATGGAGACAAAGCGTATCGGCTTCCACCGAAATTATTGTTCCTTCGGATGTATGAATTTCTTTGCTGAAAATCATACTACGCGCATGTATAAGCGCCGCCTCCGGCTCATTGATGACCGCATTGGGGTGTGACCTCGGCAGCAATTTCCCGTTTGATGAATAATTCCTGTCTGCGAATACTTCATTGGCGGTTCTTAATCCCACAGCTTCCGCTGCAGCTATCATACAACTGCCGCTAAGTCCATAGAAAACAAGATCGGGATCAACCTGCATGGTTGCTTCAGCAAGCGTTGCGGCCATTTCCCTGTTCTCCGCGGCCATATTGTACAGCGCGCCGTGCGGTTTTACGTGGTGCAGTTTCAAACCAAGTTTCACGGCCATTTCAAAAGCTTCTTTAACCTGGCGGTAAAACAATTCGTACAGTTCGTTTCTTTCAAGTCTCATTTCTTTTCTGCCAAAATGCTCCTTGTCATCGAAACCAGGATGCGCCCCGATGTTTACCTGGAAAGCGTGGCAAAGCCGCATGGTATGTTCCATCAGCTCCAGGCTCCCGGCATGGCGGCCACAGGCGATATTGGCGGAATGAATATAGGGCATGAGCGCGGCATCGTTGGGCATTCCTTCGCCCATATCGCAATTGATGTCTACCTGCATTTGTATTGTTTAAGATGCGCGTCTGTCGCGGCCTGAAGGATGTGCAGTTCCTGCTCCATGGCATAACAGAGTTTTTCTGCCACAGACAGTTCAGCGGTATGGAAACGAACAAACTGTCCGGGTTTAAGCTGTGCAAGTTTGGGAAGATGCGCGCTGATGATATGTCCAACCCTTGGGTATCCTCCGGTGGTCTGATGATCGGCGGCGAGAATAATGAGTTGTCCCGAAGGCAGCAGTTGGATGGTGCCCGAAGTAACGGCGGAAGAAATCAACTCTTCCTCGTATACTCTTTTCAGTGCGGGTCCCTGTAACTGGTACCCCATTCTATCGGATGCTGGTTTTACCATAAAACCCTGTGAGGATACGGCATAGCGCGATGTTTCGGTTAACGTATCCCATTCTTTTCCCCGCGTGAAGAAAAGTGTATTCGGGTTGTGGTACACGGGTGCCACATTGGCCTTCCAGGGGAGGGTTTGGAGCAGATGATCATCGTGTACCCAGGTTTGCCAGTCGATTTCACATTCTTTGAAAATGATCGCATCTCCGTTTTGCAACTTGCGGCCCCTGAAACCTCCTTTGCCAATGCTCAAACCCGTTCCGGTACTGCCGAGCCAGCTTTCGGCTTCAATGCCGCCGGCGATCGCAAGATAACCACGCATGCCGGAGCCGCCGCCCCTGAACTGAAGAATGGTATTTCGCCGCACGATAACGGGTTGCCACACTGGCAGTGGGCGGTCGTTGAGGAAGGGTTGCCATTCCGCGCCACCAATGGCGATGAGCGCATCTTTCTCAAAAAGGAACTGGCCGGAAGGAAAGTGCATTTCGATCACCGTTTCATTCATGGGATTCCCTACCAGCAGGTTCACTACCCGTGCCGCGTAGCGGTCCACGGCGCCCCCGGGATTGATGCCCCAATGCTGAAAGCCGTACCTCCCGGTATCCTGCAGCGTATCCAGCACGCCTTGTCTGATCACTTTAATGCTCATCGGGCCTGTGTTTTTCTTTTATCGTCCTGAATTCCTCTGCTGAAATAGGGTAAAACTGCACCTGGTCGCCTGCGGCGAAATAAGTGGGGTGGTCCAGGGAAGGATCGAACATGGGAACGGGCGTACAACCCAGTATGCACCATCCACCCGGAGAACTGACGGGATAAATACCCGTTTGTCCCGCGGCTATCCCCACGCTGCCCGCCGGCACCTGCTGGCGCGGCGTTTCTTTCCTGGCCACTTTCAGTACGTCGGGCAGCACACCCATATAGGGAAAGCCGGGCAGGAAGCCGAGCAGGAATACCTGGTACACTCTTTCCGAATGCAGTTGTACGATTTCCTCCCAATGCAGCGCTGTGGCCTGCATTACTTCCTGTTTATCCAGGCAATATGGTTCTTCGTAACAAAC encodes the following:
- a CDS encoding UbiA-like polyprenyltransferase, giving the protein MRSKVNSYLSLIKFSHTIFALPFAIIGFFLATAEPVKLWLANVFHADATHSSWHFEGPKPLWVTFLLVLLCMVFARSAAMAFNRWLDKHFDAKNPRTAIREIPAGIISANSALLFVILNCIGFVVTTWFINPLCFYLSFVALFVILFYSYTKRFTPLCHLVLGLGLSLAPIGAYLAVTGVFHIVPVLFSLVVLCWVSGFDIIYALQDEEFDRSQELHSIPVWLGRKNALRFSELLHVVAGILVVSIGFVGHFHLLYWLGTALFTGMLVYQHSIVKPDDLSRVNIAFMTANGIASVAFAVFVVSDMLVF
- a CDS encoding RNA methyltransferase; this translates as MRKLSMDELGRKTVQEFRLSEKTPLVLVLDNVRSMHNVGSIFRTADAFLLESIVLCGYTPQPPHRDIHKTALGATETVQWRYAASLKEAVEELINNGYKVWAIEQAEGSRMLNEFEPEAGEKLALILGNEVEGVQASVLPLCEGCIEVPQLGMKHSLNVSVTAGIVAWDLFSKIRSNA
- a CDS encoding 5-oxoprolinase subunit PxpA; protein product: MQVDINCDMGEGMPNDAALMPYIHSANIACGRHAGSLELMEHTMRLCHAFQVNIGAHPGFDDKEHFGRKEMRLERNELYELFYRQVKEAFEMAVKLGLKLHHVKPHGALYNMAAENREMAATLAEATMQVDPDLVFYGLSGSCMIAAAEAVGLRTANEVFADRNYSSNGKLLPRSHPNAVINEPEAALIHARSMIFSKEIHTSEGTIISVEADTLCLHGDHPAALDIARALHSSLINPS
- the pxpB gene encoding 5-oxoprolinase subunit PxpB, with amino-acid sequence MSKEYEIFSLGDHSLTLQTGDKISLPVNAKMVTMAEWLRQQHITGLQDAVPSYNSVTIIYDVYPIRKSGAQDAAAFMRERLEDAWEKAIPAQRTALPVNRLPVCYEEPYCLDKQEVMQATALHWEEIVQLHSERVYQVFLLGFLPGFPYMGVLPDVLKVARKETPRQQVPAGSVGIAAGQTGIYPVSSPGGWCILGCTPVPMFDPSLDHPTYFAAGDQVQFYPISAEEFRTIKEKHRPDEH
- a CDS encoding NRAMP family divalent metal transporter, with amino-acid sequence MTIKKTTPFWGAAFLMATSAIGPGFITQTTLFTKELLTSFGFVILVSVLLDIVAQLNIWRIVTVAEQKAPDIVNRVLPGMGTVLSILIVAGGLVFNIGNFAGTGMGLEALAGIPVKTGVLISAVIATIIFSLKDASKALDWFTKILGVTMIGMMIFVLSGVSIPGTAVLKGFVLPEQTSARAIVTLVGGTVGGYISFAGAHRLLEAGVKGVSAVPEVTRSSVRGILLATVMRCLLYLVALGVVLAGANLEGGANPAAMVFQFAMGDAGRMIFGFILWAAAITSVVGCAYTSISFLRSVHPVIDKSYRTITLVFIWLSALAFIFIGNPVQVLVWAGTMNGFILPVAVALLLIGVHQGKVLPANYKYPNWLLYAGWTLVAFLTWMIIQILAG
- a CDS encoding biotin-dependent carboxyltransferase family protein, whose translation is MSIKVIRQGVLDTLQDTGRYGFQHWGINPGGAVDRYAARVVNLLVGNPMNETVIEMHFPSGQFLFEKDALIAIGGAEWQPFLNDRPLPVWQPVIVRRNTILQFRGGGSGMRGYLAIAGGIEAESWLGSTGTGLSIGKGGFRGRKLQNGDAIIFKECEIDWQTWVHDDHLLQTLPWKANVAPVYHNPNTLFFTRGKEWDTLTETSRYAVSSQGFMVKPASDRMGYQLQGPALKRVYEEELISSAVTSGTIQLLPSGQLIILAADHQTTGGYPRVGHIISAHLPKLAQLKPGQFVRFHTAELSVAEKLCYAMEQELHILQAATDAHLKQYKCR